A section of the Bacteroidales bacterium genome encodes:
- a CDS encoding NAD kinase: protein MNTILLYFNLHLKSSIKDILSVINAIQKFNKDIFIHDAFFQNIDKEDLINIERSKLFSYRQLDEIKRPIHLLIVIGGDGTLLEAVHLVKNKNIPILGINTGRLGFLANLNFNDIDNALQYIFRGKYSIDKRTMLKLETENNKTDFDYALNEFTIHKMYSSSMITIDLLINGIHVNTYWADGIIIATPTGSTAYSLSAGGPIIHPDSKSFVITPIAVHNLNVRPLIVPDSCIITLKVTGRSDHCMISLDHKSTSVPINATFTISKADIETNLLHCPEYNFFNTLKNKLMWGLDKRN, encoded by the coding sequence ATGAATACAATTTTATTATATTTTAATTTACATTTAAAATCCTCTATCAAAGATATTTTAAGCGTTATCAATGCTATTCAAAAATTTAACAAAGATATTTTTATACATGATGCATTTTTCCAAAATATTGATAAAGAAGATTTAATAAATATCGAACGCAGCAAATTATTTTCATATCGTCAATTAGACGAAATTAAACGTCCCATCCACTTGTTAATCGTAATTGGTGGCGATGGTACACTTTTAGAAGCAGTTCATTTAGTAAAAAACAAAAACATTCCCATTTTGGGTATAAATACAGGTCGATTAGGATTTTTGGCAAATTTAAACTTTAATGATATAGACAATGCTCTACAATATATTTTTAGAGGCAAATATTCGATAGATAAACGAACGATGCTTAAGCTCGAAACAGAAAACAACAAAACAGATTTCGACTATGCCCTAAATGAATTTACAATTCACAAAATGTATTCTTCTTCAATGATTACTATCGATTTGCTCATAAATGGAATTCATGTAAATACTTATTGGGCCGATGGTATTATAATTGCAACTCCTACTGGTAGTACAGCATATTCATTATCGGCGGGAGGTCCCATTATTCACCCCGACTCTAAAAGCTTTGTTATTACTCCTATTGCCGTACATAATCTTAATGTCAGACCACTTATTGTTCCAGATTCTTGTATTATAACCCTTAAAGTAACTGGTAGATCTGATCATTGCATGATATCATTAGATCATAAATCAACATCAGTTCCGATAAATGCTACTTTTACTATCTCAAAAGCGGATATAGAAACCAATTTACTCCATTGTCCTGAATACAATTTTTTTAACACTTTGAAAAACAAATTAATGTGGGGACTTGATAAACGTAATTAA